From the genome of Flavobacterium luteolum, one region includes:
- a CDS encoding cysteine desulfurase family protein encodes MKKVYLDNASTTAMRPEVIQEMTRIMLEDYGNPSSTHSFGRNAKTILELSRKSIAKHLNCTAQEIIFTSGGTEADNWILRSAVEDLKVERIITSKIEHHAVLHTVWVLQEEYNVQVDYVHVNEDGSLDLTHLSNLLAEEKKTLVSLMHINNETGTILDLDRVSLICKQYNALFHSDTVQSVGKTEIDLQKTPVDFILASAHKFHGPKGIGFAFIRKNSGLQPLLFGGEQEKGLRAGTEAVHQIAGMAKALSISYEKLNEERAYILGIKNYLIEQLEIHFPDFRINGKKDDFYNIINIILPFSSDKTSMLLFSLDMKGIAVSRGSACQSGSIKPSHVLNEMLSEADLKLPNLRISFSHYNTKEDIDWLIESLKTV; translated from the coding sequence ATGAAAAAAGTATATCTAGATAATGCCTCAACAACAGCCATGCGTCCTGAAGTAATTCAGGAAATGACAAGGATTATGCTTGAGGATTATGGAAATCCGTCGTCTACACATAGTTTTGGACGAAACGCTAAAACCATCTTGGAGCTTTCAAGAAAAAGCATTGCCAAACATCTCAATTGTACTGCTCAAGAAATCATTTTTACTTCTGGCGGAACGGAAGCTGACAACTGGATTCTACGTTCTGCTGTTGAAGATTTAAAAGTAGAAAGAATCATTACTTCAAAAATTGAACATCATGCTGTTTTGCATACCGTTTGGGTGCTTCAGGAAGAGTATAATGTTCAAGTTGATTACGTACATGTAAATGAAGACGGAAGTTTAGATTTAACGCATTTATCTAATTTATTGGCTGAAGAAAAAAAGACTTTAGTTAGTTTAATGCATATCAATAACGAAACGGGAACAATTTTAGATCTAGATCGAGTTAGTTTGATTTGCAAGCAGTATAATGCTTTGTTTCATTCAGATACAGTTCAGTCTGTTGGAAAAACCGAAATTGACCTGCAAAAGACTCCTGTTGACTTTATTTTGGCTAGCGCACATAAGTTTCATGGGCCAAAGGGAATTGGATTTGCTTTTATCAGAAAAAATTCTGGTTTACAGCCGTTGCTTTTTGGAGGCGAACAAGAAAAAGGGCTTCGTGCAGGAACAGAAGCCGTACATCAGATTGCTGGAATGGCTAAAGCTTTGTCTATTTCATACGAAAAATTAAATGAAGAAAGGGCTTATATCTTGGGAATAAAAAACTATTTGATTGAGCAGTTAGAAATTCACTTTCCAGATTTTAGAATCAACGGAAAGAAAGATGATTTCTATAACATCATCAATATTATTCTGCCGTTTTCATCAGACAAAACTTCAATGCTGCTTTTTAGTTTAGATATGAAAGGAATCGCGGTTTCTAGAGGAAGTGCCTGTCAGTCTGGAAGTATAAAACCTTCACATGTTTTAAATGAAATGCTTTCGGAGGCTGATTTAAAATTACCAAATCTCCGAATCTCATTTAGTCATTATAACACCAAAGAAGATATCGATTGGCTGATTGAGAGTTTGAAAACGGTCTAA
- a CDS encoding L-threonylcarbamoyladenylate synthase, with the protein MNEEIINAYEVIKNGGIILYPTDTVWGIGCDATNAEAVAKIYKLKQRAETQSMIVLMNSEKMMYNVFKDIPEVAWQIMDLSEKPTTLILDDARNVAPNIIAADKSLGVRMVKEPFCYKLMERMKKPLVSTSANISGQPTPQSFKDISPEIINGVDYVVKLNQDKVNGKSSTIIKLTKDSQVKVIRK; encoded by the coding sequence ATGAACGAGGAAATCATCAACGCATACGAAGTTATTAAAAATGGAGGCATAATTCTGTACCCAACTGATACCGTTTGGGGAATTGGCTGTGATGCCACAAATGCAGAGGCTGTTGCTAAAATTTACAAATTAAAACAACGTGCAGAAACACAAAGCATGATTGTTTTGATGAATAGCGAAAAAATGATGTACAATGTTTTTAAAGACATTCCTGAAGTTGCATGGCAAATTATGGATTTATCTGAAAAGCCAACTACTTTAATTTTAGACGACGCCAGAAACGTTGCGCCAAACATCATTGCGGCCGACAAATCTCTTGGAGTTAGAATGGTAAAAGAACCTTTTTGCTACAAATTGATGGAAAGAATGAAAAAACCTTTAGTTTCTACTTCGGCTAATATTTCTGGACAGCCAACACCTCAGAGTTTCAAAGACATTAGCCCTGAAATTATCAACGGCGTTGATTATGTTGTAAAATTAAACCAAGACAAAGTCAACGGAAAATCTTCAACCATTATCAAATTGACTAAAGATTCGCAAGTAAAAGTAATTCGTAAATAG
- a CDS encoding acyltransferase family protein, translating to MTLTFLLCFFLILVALIFSVIITNRVVKLDVQEVRYPEIDGLRGYLAFFVFLHHSYIWRFFLQNGEWEEPKSNLFNHFGQTTVAFFFVITAFLFTLKLINSKSKQIDWTAYINARLYRLFPMYLFSVGIIFFIAGYLTNFKSRIPFFENLLHLLSWIFFNIRKGLSINGLEDSFLFNAGVTWTLPYEWAFYFLLPLIALFFKIKVNYKTLLLFISTAAIIMIINESSLRHFFPFLGGIIAALVISKNKLGAVLKQKKYAFLAILLIACSIYFFNSGRKPIPIIITTIVFIIIASGNSFFGLLSSTFSRKFGQITYSIYLLHGILLFVIFYFVIGFEQAKDLTELEFWSIITLAVFPLIFISQLTFKYIEHPLMELAKVKLKSSVVKS from the coding sequence ATGACATTAACCTTCTTGCTTTGTTTTTTCCTCATCTTAGTTGCTCTTATTTTTTCAGTAATTATTACCAACAGGGTAGTAAAATTAGATGTACAAGAAGTTCGTTATCCAGAAATTGATGGCTTAAGAGGTTATTTAGCATTTTTTGTTTTCCTTCATCACAGTTACATCTGGCGTTTTTTTCTTCAAAACGGTGAATGGGAAGAGCCAAAATCAAATTTATTTAATCACTTTGGACAGACTACTGTTGCTTTCTTCTTTGTAATCACAGCTTTCTTATTTACTTTAAAATTAATCAATAGTAAAAGCAAGCAAATAGATTGGACTGCATACATCAATGCTCGTTTATACAGACTTTTCCCGATGTATCTTTTTTCTGTTGGAATTATATTCTTTATCGCAGGTTATTTAACCAATTTCAAATCAAGAATTCCCTTTTTTGAAAACCTGCTGCATTTGCTTTCATGGATATTTTTCAACATAAGAAAGGGATTAAGCATTAACGGACTAGAAGACAGCTTTTTATTTAATGCTGGAGTAACTTGGACGCTTCCGTACGAATGGGCTTTCTACTTTTTATTGCCTCTTATTGCGTTGTTTTTTAAGATTAAAGTAAACTACAAGACATTATTGCTATTTATCTCAACTGCAGCTATCATAATGATTATTAATGAATCTTCATTACGACACTTCTTCCCTTTTCTTGGAGGCATTATTGCGGCTTTAGTAATTAGCAAAAATAAATTGGGAGCTGTTTTAAAACAGAAAAAATACGCTTTTCTAGCTATTTTACTAATTGCATGTTCTATTTATTTCTTCAATAGCGGAAGAAAGCCTATTCCAATCATCATCACTACAATTGTTTTTATCATAATTGCTTCTGGAAATAGCTTTTTTGGGCTTCTGTCAAGCACTTTTTCACGCAAATTTGGACAAATCACCTATAGCATTTATTTACTGCACGGCATTTTATTATTCGTCATTTTTTATTTTGTCATCGGATTTGAACAAGCAAAAGATTTAACTGAGTTAGAGTTTTGGTCAATTATAACTTTAGCTGTTTTTCCGCTAATTTTTATCAGCCAGCTAACATTCAAATATATTGAACATCCATTGATGGAATTAGCGAAGGTTAAATTAAAATCTTCTGTAGTAAAATCATAA
- a CDS encoding lipopolysaccharide kinase InaA family protein yields the protein MILRLNRGYEKFENILLEYIRFFDTKGEDFVIGQRNQIKLFDLDDKKINIKSFKVPHFINKIAYKYFRKSKAKRSFEFANKLLELGVGTPKPIAFAEFSSLLGLEKSFYVSEQLQCDLTYRELVEIPDFPDRENILRQFTKFSFDLHEKGIEFLDHSPGNTLIKKNAIGNYDFFLVDLNRMEFHNSMSFEMRMKNLCRLTPLKEMVATMSNEYAKYYKEASEEKIFETLWKYTSDFQEKFYRKKRLKKKLKFWKK from the coding sequence ATGATTTTAAGATTAAATCGCGGATATGAAAAATTTGAAAATATTCTTCTGGAATATATTCGTTTTTTCGATACAAAAGGAGAGGACTTTGTAATTGGCCAGCGCAATCAGATAAAACTTTTTGATTTAGACGATAAAAAGATAAACATAAAATCGTTTAAAGTTCCGCACTTTATCAATAAAATCGCATATAAATACTTCAGAAAGTCAAAAGCAAAACGCTCTTTTGAGTTTGCAAACAAATTGTTAGAATTAGGTGTAGGAACTCCAAAACCTATTGCATTTGCCGAATTTTCATCACTATTAGGTTTAGAAAAAAGCTTTTACGTAAGTGAGCAATTACAATGTGATCTTACTTATAGAGAATTGGTAGAAATACCAGATTTTCCAGACCGGGAAAATATCTTAAGACAGTTTACTAAATTTAGTTTTGATCTTCATGAAAAAGGAATTGAATTTTTGGATCATTCTCCAGGAAATACTTTAATTAAAAAGAATGCCATCGGAAATTATGATTTCTTTCTGGTAGATTTAAACAGAATGGAATTTCACAATTCTATGTCTTTTGAAATGCGTATGAAAAACTTGTGTCGTTTAACACCGTTGAAAGAAATGGTTGCGACAATGAGCAATGAATATGCGAAATATTATAAAGAAGCATCTGAAGAGAAAATTTTTGAGACTTTATGGAAATACACATCAGATTTTCAAGAGAAGTTTTATAGAAAAAAACGCCTAAAAAAGAAGCTTAAATTCTGGAAGAAGTAA
- a CDS encoding glycosyltransferase family 2 protein, whose amino-acid sequence MNSEKQKLSVLIITLNEEQHIKSLLGDLDFADEIIVVDSYSTDKTVSIVESFANVKLIQNHFINYTAQRNFALDQAKNQWVLFIDADERLTSELKSEIVTAINSNNAANAYFIYRIFMFKNSRLNFSGWQTDKIFRLFNKSKCRYNEERTVHEKLIVNGKIAFLKHKIIHFSYSSYEDYKSKMYNYGILKANEKLAKGKKSYFLMQIFHPLYTFLYQFIIRFGFLDGKKGIIICYLNAYSVYIRYKELRKITSSRI is encoded by the coding sequence ATGAATAGTGAAAAGCAGAAATTATCAGTTCTGATTATTACGCTTAACGAAGAACAGCATATAAAATCGCTTCTTGGAGATCTTGATTTTGCTGATGAAATCATTGTTGTTGATTCCTATAGCACCGATAAAACAGTTAGCATTGTTGAATCTTTTGCCAATGTAAAATTAATCCAGAATCATTTTATTAATTATACTGCACAGCGAAATTTTGCCCTAGACCAAGCCAAAAATCAATGGGTTTTATTTATTGACGCTGATGAAAGGTTAACATCTGAATTAAAATCTGAAATCGTTACAGCAATTAATTCTAATAATGCGGCAAATGCTTATTTTATCTATCGCATTTTTATGTTTAAAAATAGCCGACTGAATTTCAGTGGCTGGCAGACTGATAAGATTTTCAGGCTTTTTAATAAATCGAAATGCCGATACAATGAAGAAAGAACCGTTCACGAAAAATTAATTGTAAACGGAAAAATTGCTTTTTTAAAACACAAAATCATACATTTTTCTTATTCTTCTTATGAAGATTATAAATCAAAAATGTATAATTATGGCATTCTTAAAGCCAATGAAAAATTAGCAAAAGGAAAAAAGTCTTATTTCTTAATGCAAATTTTCCACCCTCTATATACTTTCTTGTATCAGTTTATAATCCGTTTTGGTTTTTTGGATGGCAAAAAAGGCATAATTATATGTTATTTGAATGCCTACAGCGTATATATTCGCTATAAAGAATTAAGAAAAATTACTTCTTCCAGAATTTAA
- a CDS encoding glycosyltransferase family 9 protein encodes MRILVIQQKRIGDVLTSTIICNNLKAKFPDSTIDYMCYPNSIDVLLENPNIDNIIPVTNKIRKSTFGFIKFIFEMRRKKYDAVIDVYSKLGTSLITFFSGAKYKVSYHKWYSNIFYNYSYERFDAIKSEFGLAIENRLLLLKPFFSEKITNVKPKIFLKESEITEAKNILKSYNVDPAKPLIMFGILGSEHYKTYPLDGMAKIIDFTVAKTNATILFNYIPNQKEQALEVYNHCSEETKKHIIFDLYATDLRQFLALLSQCEMLIGNEGGAVNMAKALEIPTFSIFTPSVRKETWQLFENEAKNASIHLKDLKPEIYEKHTEQYIKEHTFEYYAEYPLELMLQKLETYFQEYKN; translated from the coding sequence ATGAGAATATTAGTCATTCAGCAAAAAAGAATCGGAGACGTCTTAACAAGTACAATTATTTGTAACAATCTTAAAGCCAAGTTTCCTGACTCAACAATTGACTACATGTGTTATCCTAACTCGATTGATGTTCTTCTAGAAAATCCGAATATTGATAACATTATACCAGTGACTAATAAAATCAGAAAATCGACTTTTGGGTTTATTAAGTTCATTTTTGAGATGCGAAGAAAAAAATACGATGCTGTAATTGATGTTTACAGTAAATTGGGAACTAGCCTAATCACATTTTTCTCTGGCGCAAAATATAAAGTTTCATACCATAAATGGTATTCTAATATTTTTTACAATTATAGCTATGAGCGTTTTGATGCTATAAAATCAGAATTTGGTCTGGCGATTGAAAACAGACTATTATTACTTAAACCTTTTTTCTCTGAAAAGATAACAAACGTAAAACCGAAAATCTTTTTAAAAGAATCTGAGATTACTGAAGCAAAAAATATTTTAAAAAGCTATAATGTAGATCCTGCAAAACCATTGATCATGTTTGGAATTTTAGGAAGCGAGCATTACAAAACTTATCCGCTGGACGGAATGGCAAAAATTATCGATTTTACAGTTGCTAAAACAAACGCAACTATTCTCTTTAATTATATTCCAAACCAGAAAGAGCAAGCTTTGGAAGTATATAATCATTGTTCTGAGGAGACAAAAAAGCATATTATTTTTGATTTATACGCTACCGATTTACGTCAGTTTTTAGCATTGCTTTCTCAATGCGAAATGCTGATAGGAAACGAAGGTGGCGCTGTAAATATGGCAAAAGCACTTGAAATTCCAACCTTTTCTATCTTTACTCCTTCTGTTAGAAAAGAAACTTGGCAACTTTTTGAAAATGAAGCAAAAAATGCTTCTATCCATTTAAAAGACTTAAAACCTGAAATCTACGAGAAGCACACGGAACAATATATAAAAGAACATACTTTTGAATATTATGCGGAATATCCGTTGGAATTAATGCTTCAAAAGCTAGAGACTTATTTTCAAGAATATAAAAATTGA